One part of the Candidatus Zixiibacteriota bacterium genome encodes these proteins:
- a CDS encoding fibronectin type III domain-containing protein, with product AERTWYANRYAFCIGSGNNALSNITAMKAINPKLKALVYDLFILQAPDTVLVKNWAISKGYNFDSLVLRLKNTLPADSVRVRVQDFNAVGFGRFVTTQPGGILLSSGYTDAQTRFCWDFRNPKVGEYLAYRWKAAAQSIGYDGVFVDEEAIIGYTANNPGGIFSAMAPFKDIIPSLWSYGSPYTSLTRNWGNAFDLEDADAVHSYVDVRDSLRRARKGWMKTAGDLMASYGLQYVPNFAANPVSALPNWAHEGKVCASYARAYVMGEYSYVVPCNPTQLDNNLTMMNALFSVKDSAFQMYPGWITGGDLNVSAGMDIERIKTINLGYMLVCNFRGSTTYNFSLAQRVGQVYWWGGYGIHDSTAQWSDAFGKYFGLHSNIIDSSNDNAAGDKVRLVDYKDPRDATKVLTKVYLRLASQASTDSATTFVAITTPASPTGQWFRLESRTKTSSIAGYKWTKHTASTINVYNGSAFILSSDTILANGGTTTGGGGGGGGDVTAPATVTSALATPGTSYGELNLQWTAPGDDGSTGTVTGYEIMFRDSTLGLLTAANYASSTTLNKVITPVPGGSPQQVILNTTNGLVAGRTYYFAIKAYDEAGNYSPISNIAKSKTNNQGVTPCSSGATCTGSTGNLNCDQDNVVDVADLVLLIDYLFMTLTPPCCLGEADINASGGAPDINDITILINFLFNPGTYQLPPCKP from the coding sequence CCGCAGAGAGAACTTGGTATGCCAATAGGTATGCGTTTTGTATTGGCTCAGGAAACAACGCCCTGAGTAATATCACTGCTATGAAGGCGATAAACCCGAAGCTCAAAGCGCTCGTGTATGACCTGTTTATATTACAAGCCCCAGACACCGTGCTCGTGAAAAATTGGGCAATATCTAAGGGGTACAATTTCGATTCATTGGTTCTGCGCCTAAAAAACACCTTGCCCGCAGATTCGGTGAGGGTACGTGTCCAAGATTTTAATGCCGTAGGATTTGGCCGATTTGTCACTACTCAACCGGGGGGTATTTTACTTAGTTCGGGCTACACGGATGCTCAGACTCGATTCTGCTGGGACTTCCGCAACCCAAAAGTCGGCGAGTATCTTGCCTATAGATGGAAAGCCGCTGCCCAGTCAATAGGATACGACGGAGTGTTTGTCGATGAGGAAGCTATTATCGGATACACCGCCAATAATCCTGGCGGCATTTTCTCTGCCATGGCTCCATTCAAGGATATTATCCCAAGCCTATGGTCGTATGGAAGTCCGTATACGAGCCTCACGAGAAACTGGGGGAATGCGTTTGATCTTGAAGACGCCGATGCCGTCCACAGTTATGTTGATGTGCGTGATTCTCTTCGCAGGGCGCGAAAGGGCTGGATGAAAACGGCGGGCGATTTGATGGCGAGCTATGGATTACAGTATGTCCCAAACTTTGCCGCGAACCCCGTTTCGGCTTTACCGAATTGGGCACACGAGGGCAAAGTCTGCGCCTCGTACGCCCGCGCCTATGTTATGGGAGAATACAGCTATGTTGTGCCATGCAATCCGACCCAGTTGGACAACAATTTAACTATGATGAATGCGTTGTTCAGTGTGAAGGATTCGGCCTTTCAGATGTATCCGGGCTGGATAACAGGCGGGGATTTGAATGTGTCGGCAGGGATGGACATCGAGAGAATTAAGACGATAAATCTCGGCTATATGCTTGTCTGTAATTTCAGAGGCAGTACAACCTACAACTTCTCTCTGGCGCAAAGGGTGGGACAGGTCTACTGGTGGGGCGGGTATGGCATCCATGATTCAACGGCTCAATGGAGCGATGCCTTCGGGAAATACTTCGGTTTGCATAGCAATATAATTGATTCGTCAAATGATAATGCGGCAGGCGATAAAGTAAGACTGGTTGACTATAAAGACCCGCGTGACGCAACGAAAGTTCTGACTAAGGTTTATCTGCGGTTGGCGTCTCAGGCGAGTACCGATTCTGCCACGACATTTGTTGCAATTACCACACCAGCATCTCCGACTGGCCAGTGGTTCCGACTGGAATCACGGACAAAGACTTCCTCTATCGCCGGTTATAAATGGACGAAACACACCGCAAGCACTATAAATGTTTACAACGGTTCAGCTTTTATCTTATCCTCTGATACCATACTGGCCAATGGCGGCACAACCACAGGTGGTGGCGGTGGAGGGGGCGGTGATGTGACTGCTCCAGCAACGGTTACCAGCGCTCTCGCTACTCCCGGAACAAGCTACGGTGAGCTGAATCTCCAATGGACAGCGCCTGGCGATGACGGCAGTACCGGAACGGTTACAGGTTACGAAATAATGTTTCGTGACTCTACTCTCGGCTTACTGACAGCCGCCAACTACGCCAGTTCAACGACCCTCAATAAAGTTATCACCCCGGTGCCGGGCGGAAGTCCGCAGCAAGTAATTTTGAACACAACCAATGGATTGGTCGCTGGCCGAACCTACTATTTTGCAATAAAAGCGTACGATGAGGCTGGTAACTATTCGCCAATTTCCAATATCGCGAAATCAAAGACAAATAATCAGGGTGTTACTCCTTGCTCAAGCGGCGCTACCTGCACCGGCTCAACAGGAAATTTGAATTGTGATCAGGATAATGTTGTCGATGTGGCCGACTTGGTGCTCTTGATCGACTATCTGTTCATGACGCTTACGCCGCCCTGCTGTCTTGGTGAAGCGGATATAAATGCAAGCGGCGGCGCTCCGGATATAAATGATATTACTATTCTTATCAACTTCCTCTTCAATCCCGGAACGTATCAACTTCCTCCTTGCAAGCCATAG
- a CDS encoding Wzz/FepE/Etk N-terminal domain-containing protein, translating into MTGFLSYFWSSGSGTDGIKDYMVEQATRITDIQDILTIVRKRKWLIILPWLFVALAAWGGSYLLTPQYKSFAIVSVDPNVRLSGDLQKLLGLDQRYRQTQAQQSAMLKSLYNEITSTRYVDLTNDRLHLDDNEELRESARRIAARQQAAGTLMSEEQVRLLILQDQLKEQIKVSMAGEDQIEITAMSTSQGRARDMANVLADVFIEERLKQELSSLRSSQDFSDVQLQKYEKQLAVLIDEKTQFEREFLNVQLDVNTTSESNRNELRAEIVENNNDIDKFYEAEKKALSKLGSRSGVNIARLTLSQTDESREIKNQLTRETSNSANLMVTHSWDDPQMVNMRLKMNSLNKNLEIEQRRMINDQFASLDDTTRQLLTDLFAARSNLDFCYANKTNLESALNALDNKVNTIPEYQAQLDRLNREVAAATEIRDKFKDQQESSNISQALLQDVSTSKYRKVEPAKLALAPFSPNRLKIVLMGFMLGLVIGAAAAILSELFDKSFKRVEDVQDFLGLPVLGVMPKMEILRRIIR; encoded by the coding sequence TTGACGGGATTTCTATCATATTTTTGGAGTTCCGGCTCAGGAACAGATGGTATAAAGGACTATATGGTAGAGCAGGCAACAAGAATTACCGATATCCAAGATATCCTCACAATAGTTCGCAAGAGAAAATGGCTTATTATCCTCCCGTGGTTATTTGTCGCTCTTGCAGCTTGGGGCGGTTCATATCTACTCACTCCTCAATATAAATCTTTTGCGATCGTCTCAGTTGACCCCAATGTCCGGCTTTCGGGTGATTTGCAGAAACTGTTGGGGCTCGATCAACGGTATCGCCAAACGCAAGCCCAACAGAGCGCAATGCTGAAAAGCTTGTACAATGAAATTACATCTACACGATATGTCGATTTGACGAATGACCGCCTGCACCTTGATGACAATGAGGAACTCAGGGAGTCCGCCCGAAGGATAGCCGCTCGACAACAGGCCGCTGGTACGCTCATGAGCGAGGAACAAGTACGCCTGCTGATTCTTCAGGATCAGCTAAAAGAACAGATTAAAGTGTCAATGGCGGGCGAAGACCAAATTGAAATAACCGCAATGTCGACCAGTCAGGGGAGGGCCAGAGACATGGCCAATGTCCTTGCCGATGTCTTCATTGAGGAACGCCTAAAACAGGAACTGTCATCGCTTCGGTCTTCCCAGGATTTTTCGGATGTCCAATTGCAAAAATACGAAAAGCAACTCGCCGTTCTTATTGATGAAAAGACCCAATTTGAAAGAGAATTTCTCAACGTCCAGTTGGATGTGAATACAACCTCAGAATCCAACCGGAATGAACTCCGTGCGGAGATAGTCGAAAATAACAACGACATTGACAAATTCTATGAAGCAGAGAAGAAAGCGCTGTCAAAACTTGGTTCCCGGTCTGGTGTGAATATTGCCCGTCTGACACTTAGCCAAACCGATGAAAGCCGCGAGATAAAAAATCAGCTAACACGCGAGACATCGAATTCCGCCAATCTGATGGTGACACATAGTTGGGATGATCCGCAAATGGTTAACATGCGCCTAAAGATGAATTCCTTGAACAAGAATCTTGAAATCGAACAACGCCGGATGATTAACGATCAGTTTGCGAGTCTGGATGACACTACTCGACAACTCCTGACTGATCTCTTCGCAGCCCGATCAAATCTTGACTTTTGCTATGCCAATAAGACCAACCTTGAATCGGCCTTAAACGCGCTTGATAACAAGGTGAACACGATCCCAGAATACCAGGCTCAGCTTGATCGCTTGAATCGTGAAGTGGCTGCCGCAACCGAAATTAGGGACAAATTCAAAGACCAGCAGGAATCGTCAAATATTTCTCAGGCGCTGCTTCAGGATGTCTCAACATCAAAATATCGCAAAGTTGAACCAGCCAAATTGGCCCTTGCCCCATTCTCTCCAAACCGCCTAAAGATTGTGTTGATGGGTTTTATGCTCGGCCTTGTCATAGGAGCGGCAGCCGCAATTCTCTCGGAGCTCTTCGACAAATCGTTCAAGAGAGTTGAAGACGTCCAGGATTTCCTTGGACTTCCGGTGTTAGGAGTCATGCCGAAAATGGAAATTCTTCGTCGGATTATTCGTTAG